In Nycticebus coucang isolate mNycCou1 chromosome 5, mNycCou1.pri, whole genome shotgun sequence, the DNA window GACGATGAGGTGACCCTCACGAAGGATAAGATAAATGCCCTCATTAAAGCAGCTGGTGTAAATGTTGAACCTTTTTGGCCTGGCTTGTTTGCAAAGGCCCTGGCCAATGTCAACATTGGGAGCCTCATCTGCAATGTAGGGGCTGGTGGACCTGCTCCAGCAGCTGGTGCTGCACCAGCAGGAGGTCCTGCCCCCTCCACTGCTGCTGCCCCTGCTGAGGAGAAGAAAGTGGAAGCAAAGAAAGAATCTGAGGAATCTGATGATGACATGGGCTTTGGTCTTTTTGACTAAATCTTTTTGGTAAGGTGTTCAATAAAAAGTTGAATTCTGCTgtcatgcttaaaaaaaaaaaaactacatagtACATCTTACTTCAAAATCACATCAATTTTTAGgacaaaatataattaaacaaCATTTGAATACCAGAGCTCTGAGGTATATCCAGGCATATCatcaaatttatcatttaaaCTTTAAAGTAatgatattcttttatttatttattttgtagagacagagtctcacttatcaccCTCAGCCATGtggtcacatagctcacagcaacctccaactcctgggctttggtgaCCCCCTACagctcttgggttttttttttttgtttgttgttttttttttgagacagagcctccagcggtcgccctgggtagaatgccatgacatcacagtgcacagcaacctccaactcctgggctcaagcaattctcctgcccccgcctttcaagtagctgggactacaggcacctgccaccctcagtatatggggccggcgccctaccgactgagccacagtcgccgccctattttattttattttttgagactcactatgAGTCTcatgagtgccgtggcgtcacagctcacttattcttgggcttaaacaattctcttgtctcagcctcccgagtagctgggactgcaggtgcctgccacaaggcctagctatttttttgtggcagttgtcactgttgtttagctggccagggctgagtttgaacctgccagcctcagtgttatgtggctggcaccataaccactatgctatgggcaccgagcctattatttatttattcattcatttatttatttcaagacagaggctcactctgtgaccctgggtagagtgccatggcatcatagcttacagcaacctcaaactcttgggctcaagtggtcgtcttgctcctaagtagctgggaccatacgtgcccaccacaacgaccagctaatttttctaattttagtagagacagggtcttgctcttactcacactggtcttgaactcctgagctcaccttggcctcccagagggcgaggattgcaggcgtgagccaccccacttGGCCTATAGTAATGATATTCTGATACTTGCCGTTTTATCGAACCTCTACACTGTATTGTAAAACTTACCGTTTTCCCAGATTCATGGTGGCTTCTCTTCCGTTTTTCTTTAGAAGATTTTATTggttgatttccatttgcctgcacaAAGATAGAATAATTACTAACAGATTATTTCTTAAAGAATAGGCAACActtggagggagggggtggggccttagtgtgtgtcacactttatgggggcaagacatgattgcaagagggactttacctaacaattgcaatcagtgtaacctggcttattgtaccctcaatgaatccccaacaataaaaaaaaaaaaagaaaaaaaaaaaagaacaggcaaCACTTGATTTTTCAACCTTATGCAACtataagactttttttaaaaaaagctttattgagataattcaaagagtatacaattcacccatttaaaagtgtacaattcagtgattttaagtatattcacagagttgtgcaaccatcaccacaatcaattttaaaacacttCCATCACCCCAAGTAGAAACTCTATACTCTCCAGCTATCACTCTCCTATGCCTCCATTATCCTACCACCAACTAAGATTTTCTGTCTCAATAGCTTTTCcaatcctttttcttctcttttttttgggggggggcgtggggggagacagggtctcactgtcacccgcactgtagtgctgtggcatcatcatagcttactacaacctcaaactcctgggctcaagtgatcctcctgcctccagagtagttgggactacaggatgcaccaacatgcccagctaattattctatttctgtagagatggggtcttgctcttgctcagtctgattttgaactcctgacctcacgcaatcctctggccttggcctcccaaagtgctaggattatagttgtgagttACTGCGCCTGGCCACTTTCTCAATTCTGACTTTCAAATGAAAGTATTATATAATATGTGGATATCTGTGACTGCTTTTAATtaatataatgttttcaagattcatacAAGTTGTAATGTGTATtgatacttcattccttttatagctgaattatattccatgtatagatataccatattttgttcatccattcatctagTGATAATCATTTAGGTTTTTcccatcttttggctattgttAATAATGCTATATATGCagttattaaaatgaatattGGAAAACGACAAGTCATTAGCTGTCATTTTACTCTTCTCTCAAAGGACATACTTCTTTTCTAATACTTGAAATGCCTTTTCCAATGATAACTTTCTTAGTGtatactattaaatattttcatttcttgaccTGTCCTAACCATAATTCAGTCATGAATCTCAAAATCAGGAGTGGACTGTCTCAGAGTTTTATATCTAAAATCATGCACAACTTCAGAAGTGAATTTATATCTCCAAGGAATCTTCATGTTACACTGTAAGGAGATcttgtttaataatttttttttgcagtttttggccggggctgggtttgaacccaccacctctggcatatggggccggtgccctactcctttgagccacaggtgccacccttgtttaataatttttttaagcacTTGCCTCTATCCCTATATCCTAGTAAAGAATATTCATCCTAAATAGAAGCTGTCTAGAAAGAATATTTTGCTGCTagaagtaattctttttttgtttttttgagatagagtctcactatgtcaccctcagtagagtgccatgacatcacagctcacagcaactcttgggcttgagtgattctcttgcctcagcctcctgagtagctgggatcacaggctcccgccacaatgcctgggtattttttggttggagttgtcattgttgtttagcaggccctggccaggcttgaacccaccagcctcggttcatgtggctggcgccctactcactgagctatgggcctaGAAGTAGTAATTCTTGACAATCCTTTATCTCTTGCTTTATCAGCACACTAGTTTGAATGCTGCCTTCTGCCAGTTCTAACTTCCCATTGAGAATGTGGAGCTGGGGAGAGACACAAAATGGCACTATAATCAGTGGTGTTCTGATAACCAGCACCATGAGAGAAACAAACTCTGAGGCATGTGCTGATTTCCATGCTGTGACGACTACTACTACCATGTCCAATTTTAAGCTAGTAACATGATGTTACTAAATAAGGAGTTGGGGAGAAATCTTCTAGCACACCACTGGTAGAGTGAGCTATTTGTTTCCAACCTTAGGATAtagtattttacatattttacagtatgctttttctttatttctaaaccTTTGAGAGTCACTTTAAGGCCCAAAATGAAATGTGAATTTATATTTGAATTCATATTTAGTATAATTCATACCAAAAACTAAGTGATTTTTGGGGGGTTTAAGAACATAagataagggcggcacctgtggctcagtcggtaaggcaccggccccatatatggagggttgccggttcaaacccagccccagctgaactgcaacaaaaaaatagccaggcattgtggtgggcacctgtagtcccagctactcgggaggctgaggcaaaagaattgcttgagcccaggagtttgaggttgttgtaagctgtgacaaCATGACACTCCACCggggtcaacaaagtgagactctatcttaaaatgttctatttcctggggcagtgcctgtggctcaaggagtagggcaccggccctatatactggaggtgacaggttcaaatctggccccagccaaaaacagcaaaaataaaaaccaacaaaaaaaacaaaacatgagatACATTTTATACAAGATACATACAAAAGAGTAATttgtgggcttggcgcccatagcttagtgagtagggcaccagccacatacaccaaggctggcgggttcaagccaggcccaagcctgctaaacagaaatgacaactgcagcaaaaaaaaccagccgggcactgtggtgggtgcctgtagtcccagctactcgggaggctgaggcaagagaattgcttaagcccaacagttggaggttgctgtgagctgtgatgccatggcactctactgagggtgacatagtgagactctgtctcaaaaaaaaaaaagattaatttgtaATGTCTTATTAATAAGATAATCAACTTACAAGATAGAGcatggggctgggtgtggtggttcataccaAGGCggtgatctcctgagctcatgagtcggagactagcctgagcaaaagggaaaccccatctctactaaaaatataaaaaatagccagttgtggcaggcacctgtagtcccagctacttgggaggctgaggcaacaggattgcttgagcccaagagtctgaggttggtgtgagcatGTTACCTTGGTATTCAACCAGGGCAagagagtgtgactctgtctcaaaaaaacaaaacaaacaaacaaaattcccactaaacacacacacacacacacacacacacacacacacaatatctTAGGAGCATGGGAATTTTTTGGCATTCTGGGAAATTTCCTTGGGAGTCTGGATAATAGTAACCCTTCTCAAAGCCTTTCAGGATTCTCTTCTTTAATGTACTGTCAGGAAAATTATGTAGCCTAGTCAGACTTCTATAACGACCCTGTATCATTGCATATTTCCATTTACTAAACTTTTAGCTGTGACCAAGAACTATATGTTACTCAGGTTACATCTCCAGCGCCTAGTAAAGTATCTGACATATAATAGGTACCTAGTAAATATTGGTCTAATaaataagatattaaaataaactCACATAGTATACACTAAGGGGAAAATATCATGGctagaataaaaacaaacctaaaaaGACATTtaccattttatactttttttttttttcttttttgtagagacagagtctcactttatggcccttggtagagtgccgtggcctcacacagctcacagcaacctccaactcctgggcttaaggcgattctcttgcctcagcctcccgagtagctgggactacaggcacccgaagACATTTACCATTTTATTCTGAAAGATTTTTCCACTTCTTGTTTTGCTTTCAGACATATCAAGTTCAGATGTTTTACTGACTAACTGCTCAACCTAGAAAAGTAATTACACAAAttcatataataatataatgaaaCACATTCATAACACAGGAAATAGGGTCCAAGAATTTCCACATAAAATGTAGCATCTTGTTAAGttaatgaaaaccaaaaattctGATTGGTTcgtactgtcacaaaaaaagcACATAAGATAGTGAAACTGACACTGTAACAGCTGACCCAATCACTGAACTGAGTCCCAAATGATCAGCAGGTGCTACCCTTATGGAAGATCAGAAATTCAGCCCACTCCCATTTGAGAAAGAGGGTGGGCAGAGAAAGGCAGACAATCAATCATCAATCCTATTATTTCCAAGTTCTTATTATCTAAATTATCTTATTATCTAAATTATCTATCTTATTATCTAAATTACTCTGcatggaaaacaaaattaaacttgTTATACTCCAAGGCAACCAAATGTATTATATACTCCATTTGTAAATACAAAGCAAGGTAGAATAAATAATTGTGTAAGAGTCTATCTAGGTCTAAAATCTTGAGATTCTATAAACAGTAATTACTAAACAAATCCACCAGTAAAATACTCAAGGCTTGTCAACATATAATTGTCAGATTTTGTtaataagcatttaaaatattttattctaattttattctaaaagacctagaataaaaaaatctgagaaataattaagtaattgtcttttaaaaaaacaagcaattgtcttttaaaaaaacaacttgttctgggaggccgagccaggtacattgcctgagctcatgggttcaagactagtctgaggaaaagcaagaccctatctctactaaaatagaaaaactgaggcaagagtattgcttgagcccaagaactggaggttgctgtgagctatgaagccatggcactctacccaggttaacagcttgagactctgtctcaaaaaaaaaaaaaaaaaacttgtgagaTGGAAATACCAAGTTCATACCTGAGAATGAGAAATGGAAAGATCTGGACTTTCCTTAGGCCTTATAATTTCATCTTCCTCACAAAATGAACTTggttctgttaaaaaaaagaaagttaaaatggcATATAATTGAATTGGAAATGAGTTAATCTACATTTTCATTAACGTTTTACCTCCAAATTCAGAAGATCCAGGGTTTTTCTTCCGATCTTCCATTTTAGTTTCAATGTCAAAATCATCCTTagatgtgaaagaaaataaatgacacatttcaaaaagaaatttaaaactggGTAGAAGAATTtatgaacaaatttttttttttttagagacagggtcttactctgtcacccaggctggagtgccgtggaCCAATCATAGGTTATCAACCTTGAACTCCCAAACTGAAGTAAAACTTTCCCCtccacctccctagtagctaggatgATAGGATACTAGGgaggctggctaatttttaaattttttgtacacacggagtcttgctatgttgcccaagttggtcttaaacttctggcctcaagctatcctacCACCTTGGTCtggcaaagtgctgggattacaggtatgagccaccatgcccagtgaacaaatttgttttatgtgaaggctaaatataatataaaactgCAACTACCTTATGCTTGCTAGATATAAAAGTGGTCCTAGAATTACCATTACACAGCAATTTATTTATccaaataaagtataaaatactatttttctttattttgcagcCTTGCTTTAAggacaaatgataaaaatatacaacttttCTACAATGTATGATGATTCTAAGATTTTACTactatttgcatatattgaattaGACATGTTCACACTACAAACTACGACTTCTATAGCTCTGGAATTTCTGTACAAATGTTAGCATATGCTCTAAATATACGCCAACCATCTTCAGGGAGTTAATAAAGGATAAACTCAGTCATGGTATGGCAGAAATTACAACAGGTTTAAAGTCTACATTATAATTACTGTGCCTGTTGAGATACATgtgaaaaagattaaaatattttgaagaatgcTGCAAAAATTCCagccatatttatttataaagcaaGATTAGGATTTAGGTTTTAGGAaaagttttcttctttgaattgcTTAAAAATTGATTGAATATCCTATTTGTAAAGCTATAGCTAAAGAGCCCAATTCAGAATAGTGAGCTTCTGTCCATAACTATGGTCTTAATTTAGCATAATATAAATCGAGAcgaaagaaaacaagaagtaaGATTAAAGGACGTAATGTTAACACTTAAAAGATTAAAGCAATAACGACTTCCACATTTGCTGGGAGTAAAGCAAGAGAAAAAGCTCCTTTATATTTCTATTCATCCATTCACTGAATTAATGCTGAGAATCCTAAGGCATAGGAGgactaaaaagataaataagacacTTTTCCTGTATTCCAGGAGCATCCAGGCTGATTCAGGACAGCAACTTTCCAGGCCCTGAAGAAATTCAAGCATAGGCTACCTGAACACTTTGTAAAATGCCATAGAAAGGATTCCATCGTTAGTTAGAGGGTTGGACTAGTTCAATGGTTTTCAAATTATGCCCTAGAGCCCTATGGGGCTCCTCAGAGTCCACTTTGAAGGGTAGCAGATGAGATAATGAGAAGGGTAGCAGGACCATTATACATGCTTCAATTAGAATAGTTGTGCTTTTAAATTCTGAATATAACATTGTTTGAATCAAGgtaaaaagttgctttttttgtttgtttgttttgagacagagtctcattatgtcgcccttggtagaatgtcatggcatcacagcttacagcaatctctaactcctgggtgtaagcaattctcttgcctcagtctcccaagtagctgggactacaggcgcctgccacaatgcccagctattttttttttttttttagttgtagttgtcattgttgtttggcaggcctgggctggattcaaaccagccagctccggtgtatgtggctggcaccttagccactgagctacaggcgccgagccatccaaggtaaaaagttttaaaaccacAGGCCTAGCCCTTGCTGTTCTTTAGGATCCTTTCCAACCTGAGTATTTATGATTATAATACAGTATTTACAATAATGTTAATGGGAGCTATGAGTCTCCAGAACTGAGCCAAATATTTGTTACTATTATACTTTATGTAACTTTTAAGATGTAACTCACACTTACATAATGCTTTTGTTCATCTGGCATATCATCTTTGTCCATCAGGATTTTTTGAAGTGGTGTTTTTAAGTGTTTTGGTGATAGTATAGCTGAGTCAATATTTTCCATTCGTTCCTTTTCAGTGGTCACTTTTACTTTGAAGGTATGAAAAGGTGTTGGGACTTCTCCCACATTTAAGTACATAGGCTCCCCTTCAAATATTACTCCTTCACAGTCACCATCCTTAAAACCAGGAGGCTGATAATCTGGGGGTGTGACTGCAAAAAAGTAAGTATAAACTGTGCTATTcatgaaattgagaaaaatattattataaaacacACATAGATTAAAGATATTTCACATAGTTTAGGAGggcataaattaaaaacaaaaaatcacccTCTTACTATTTCCAAGTCCCTGttttattctctaatttttttttttttttgagacagaatgtcactatgttgccctcggtagagtaccttgaaatcacagctcacagcaacctcccaactcctggtcttaagtgattctcttgcctcagcctcccaagtagctgggactacaggtgcctgccacaacgcccggctatttttggttgtagttgtcattgttgtttggcaggcccag includes these proteins:
- the LOC128585664 gene encoding 60S acidic ribosomal protein P1-like; this translates as MASASELACIYSALILHDDEVTLTALANVNIGSLICNVGAGGPAPAAGAAPAGGPAPSTAAAPAEEKKVEAKKESEESDDDMGFGLFD